DNA from Clupea harengus chromosome 2, Ch_v2.0.2, whole genome shotgun sequence:
GGTGCAGTGGATTACCTGAAACAACTTCAAGCAGATCCAGATGAAGACCTGTCAAACAGcgtggagaaagaggaaataGTCGCCGGCGATGTCAAAAGTACAAAACGTATACTGATAAACAATCAAATGCAAATTGAGCGCACAATAGACAGGGATGAAATGGTTCGAGGAGATGTTCACAGCGCTGTCAAAGTTTTCACCACAGAGCCTCAGCTCCTCTCCCTGCAGAAAGAGGAGATAGTCAGAGGTGATTTACAAGCTACATTGCACTCCTTAACAGAGTCTGTAAACCAAAAAGTGATGCTTGAAAAAGAGGAAGTAATAAAAGGGGACATCCCTGCAGCTCTCAGGTGCTTGGAGGAGGCCCAGTATCAACCCAAAGATGTGGAAAAGCCTGAAATTGTACCAGGCAACATCAAAGGAGCTCTTAAGTCGCTCGAGGAATCAGCAACCAGCAAAGTTGAAATTGTAATTGAAGATTTAGTGCCTGGAGACATCAAAGGTGCTTTAAAATCACTGGAGGAGGCAAAACAAGCAGTGAAAGggttggagagggaggagattgTTAAAGGGAACATTCACATGACCCTGCAGAGCTTGCAGGTGTCCTCTAATGAGAGGAAAGTTTATCATCAAGAAATTGGTGTCCAGGGAGACGTGAGGGGTGCTATTCAACAGTTACTGGTGCAGCCGTcctcacctcagccacagaGGAGGCCAAGCATAGAAGGAGATGTAAAGATGTCCATTAAATCTCTGTATGAAATGCAAGagcagacacagggagagaaagaggaagtcaTAAAAGGGGACGTTAAAGGCACAATAAAAAATCTGCTTGAAACCGCAGAGCGTGCAAGTGCTAAAATCCAGAGAAAAGGGCCAACCAAAAAGGTTAAAATTCCGAAAGCTCAGCTACACGCACACCACGACATCTGCTGTGAGTGTGCCATGgagaaaatcaaatcaaatcctgGGGTGAAAAATATGAGGCCTAAAGGCACAAATGAGTCAGAGAGAAATGCACAGATCACAACTACAAAATCAACCACTGTCAACACAGTTGAGTCCGAGACTGAGCTCTCAAGTaaccagagtgagactgagactCTGTTGGAGCACAAGAAGATCACACAGAAGCACGGCATTAAAACACTGCGCACGGAGTTCAGAAACCTGAAGGCAAATCAAAAAGGCATGATCAAGCTGGACAAAACCAAAGTTAAAACAGAAATCATACGCGTGCCTCTGCCTGAGCCGgagctccccctccctcccccacccccacccctagtgCTGCCAGAGTGTGAGCCatgccccaccccacctcctcctcctccgtctttCCTCCAAGGCGATTTtgacctccctccccctcctacgcctccccctcctcctctttctcctcttccagcCGATTCTGCAAGACTCGATCTGGACATGTTACCACCACCACCTACTCCTCCACCCGCTATGACGGAGCAGGACTTcctacctcctcctccctctcagcaGGAGCTTGATGCTATGCCATCCCAGACCCCCAACACCTCTGTTAAGAAGGCAAAGAAGATGACTGTCAAAAAGGTCAAAGCCCTTGAATTGTGTAAAGTGCCAAAGCTCGAGCCGGTGGTGCCACTGCAACAGAAGCAGGAGTGTCACATGTCACTAAAGTCTGTGTCACATGTGACCTCGACAAGCGTCAAGACAGTGCAGGAAATCAGTAAAACCGAAAGTCAGAAAAGCGAGACGGTATCAGTCGAAACAACTAAGCCAGAATCGCCTCTGCCAAATGTGAAAGTTTCGACAGTGAAACTCACTCCACCTCCCTCACCAACTCCGAAAAGGAAATCTAAATCAAATTCTTCCAAATTTAAGACCCCCTTAATTTTGTCTGAGCAAAAGTacaaaaaggaagaggagaatcTGCCTCCCAGCGTCTCGTCGTTTGAAATTCAAATGCACGAGTCAGTCAGCGCTACTCTCGAAATGCTTTCCACACAGACCAAAAGCACAGAGCAATCAGAGAGGAGCGTAGCATTTGATTTCACTCAAGAGCAAGCTGAAAAGACTGTGACCAAAGCTGAATCAGACACACCATCGCATGAATCATCCGAGCTCACGGAGCCATCAGACGTTCCCTCAAGCAAGCCTTTGATCTTTGACATAAATGAGAAATCTCCTCCAAAATCTGCCGTGATTTCCTCAGctaaacagaacattatctctAATCAGACTTCTCTTGCTTCATCAACGATGCaacacaaaactgtttctacTAAAAAGCACAAGACTATTACCACCAATATGCAACAGGTGACCTCTATGTCCTCTATTCAATCTGTCTCTATGGTTAACAACACAACATTGTCGACAGCCACTGCAAAAGTATCTACTGATGCAGAACAGTCTGAAACTGCTCTTAAAAATGTCACAGAGAGCAAAGTGGAGGTCATAAAAGACGTTAAAAATCTTCTAAGTAAATCCCCTAAGCCTGAGAGGAAGAAAGCAAAATGCCCCCCTGATTCATCCAAAGAAGTCAAACAAAGTGTGGATGACAGTGTTGCCGCAGCAAATCCACAGGCTCCCAAAAAAGCAAAGAAGTCCAAAAAGTCTGCCAAACAGGAGGGGGTCACAGAGAAGCCACCAGCTCTAAAACAGGAGGAAGTCACAGAGAAGCCACCAGCTCTAAAACAGGATGGGGTCACAGAGAAGACACCAGCTCTAAAACAGGATGGGGTCACAGAGAAGACACCAGCTCTAAAACAGGAGGGAGTCACAGAGAAGACACCAGCTCTAAAACAGGATGGGGTCACAGAGAAGACACCAGCTCTAAAACAGGATGGGGTCACAGAGAAGACACCAGCTCTAAAACAGGATGGGGTCACAGAGAAGACACCAGCTCTAAAACAGGATGTTAACGAGACACAAGACACCGGTGAGAAAAAGGTCTCTGAGACAAAAGCCAAAGAAGTGAAGGTGAAGGAGACAATTCAAAGGCCAAGTCGTGATGCCTCTGTTGATTCCAAAAATGGTAAATCAGACACTCCCAcgaaaaggaggaagaagaagagatcaaAGAGGAACAAAGAGGAGGGAGCACAGCAGACTCCTGCTGCCTCCCCGATTGTGTCAAGGAAGGCCGTCTCTGAGAAGTCAGTTCAGAAACAGGAGGAAATTGCGGAGGTGCAGACACATCAAGCTGTCCAGCAGGAGCACATTAAGGTTCACAAAGAGGAGGTGATTATCACGGAAAGTAAAATTGAGCAGAGCTTCCAGCAACAGggcacagtcaaacatcaaaaGCAGGTCAAGAGCTctcagaaaaagagaggagaaacaagCAACCAGCCGAGTCAAGAGAAATCAAAGGATGAAAGTCAAGTCATTCCAGAGGCGTCACACAGACttggagaggtagagaagttgcTGGCACATATCATCGAGCTGCAGGGAACTTTAAGGAAAATGGACTCTAAGTCTGTGAAGATGCTGCTTAGAGAAATCCCTGAGTGGCTGATAGAGCCTGAGGAGATGACTAATCTGGAAGATGATGCCAATGAAAATGATGAACAGGCACTCAAGGACACTGTCGCTTATGTCAAACATATTGTGCAGGCAAAACTTGGATCTCTGGAGGGTATCCAGGCAACAGTGGAAAAGCATCAATCCAAGGCCACGTCTGAAAAGGGTCAAACACAGAGAATCTCAAAGATAACCATTGGTTCAACTAAAGTCGAATCatccaaaaagaaaaagtccAGATCTGAGATGAAAGAGCTGAACAAAGTTGTGGTAAAAACGATCGACCCCCGAGCACCCTCACCTTCACTGCGCATGCGTCCTCCCTCACCCACATTCATCTCCATTCAGTCCACAAAAAGAACAGACTCGCCCCAGAGAGTtgccccctcacctcccccaATGTTCAGGTCAGCCACCCCACCAACACCCCCTCCTCGCAGGTCAGAGACGCCCACGTCACGCCTGAGCAGGGCCTCTCCCTCGTCCACCCTCTCCAGGTCTGACAGCCTCACCAGGCTGAGGGAGGCCACTGCCAAACTCTCCCGCGGACCATCCCCAGATCCAGTGCTACaccctgtgcaggtcatgccaAAGAGAGCCGAAGTTGTGGCATCCCCGGTGTCGTTCCACCGGCAGATCAAAATCGAGGGGAAGACCATGGAGCCTTTGGAGACCTCAGAGGGGGCTGACACATTAAATGATACAACATCAGTGAGAGACAAGACGGAATTTTTTGAAGAGGCACGCAGagcaaaggaaaataaaatgtatgtgcgAAAGGATCCCATCGACATCCCCGAACGCCTAGGCCCAGACACCGAGGAgcccgagacagagagagaaaaagaggaactcCCCAAGGTTGACCTTTCTGGCCTCCTCAACAAATTTGAAACTCCCAAAGAGAAGGTCTATGTTAGAAAACACCCCATCGACATACCAGAGAGGCTTGGTAGTGAGACGGAAGACATGGAGACTGACACAGAGGAACAAGCCGCTCAACAGGAAGAGATGCCAGCGTTCGACATCAAGgctattaaaaatgtttttgaaatgaGTGAGCAAAGCCTTCCTGtcaaagaggagaaaaacaaagaggagGAGCTGGATGCCGAAGTGAGAGAAATTACATCAGGGGCTTCAAAGGAGGAAAACTCCCAGGAGACAAAGCCCAGCTCCCCGTTGAACCTGCCTTTGCCTTCACACAAACAAGAGCTAACAGAGAAGTCAGTTGACCCAGTAGGGTTTTccgaaacaaaaacaatctcgGAGCAATACTCCGGCACTGATGAATTTGGCAACAAGATAACCGGATCAAAAACCACAACCTCGGTCTCCCAGCGCTCAGAGAGCGTTAAAGTGGCTCCGTTCGTGCCTTTCTCGTACGCCGACGCtctgaaaaagaaaacttcAGAGGGCGCAAAGGCTGAGGACGATGTCTCCACGGACGAGCTACTGAGGAACTTCCAGCAGAcgtggagtgagagtgagaccgTGTTTAAGAACCTGGGCTACAGCGTCTCAGAGGAAAAGACTTCACAGCTGACATCACAGCAGAAGAAGACCGGTAAACACGCTTCCCTGTGCATGGCAAGAGTGGAGAATGAACACCAGCCAGAGGTGGAGCATGAGCTGGTCATCACTGTTTGTCACTAACCTGCCCACAGATTAATACCTCAGTGAGGTATGATATGCAGAGCTGATGAACTTCACTTGAGATATGACTTACTCATATGTGAGATATGTCAAAATGATGATCATAAACTGTTGGTGGCTCACTAATGTTGTTTTCTAACCCTTTTTGTTTTACATTGTCTTGCTTTGCAGCGCCACTGttgtactcctcctcctctcttcctgttgtACTGTCGAACTTATGCATGCATAACTCAATTCCCATAAAGGACTTTTGTGACACAAATGTTTAGGCGACACACTGCTCTAATTCCATGTATTCTCACAGTCTGTCTCCGTTACATGCACAAGTGATAATGATGCTGACACTGAGCtggttttctttattttcactccAGATTCGAGTTCCAAAGTCAGAGCTATGCACAGTGTGTCGAAGAAGGGTGTTTCCAATGGAGTCTCTAATcgcagacaaaaaaaacttcCATAAATCCTGTTTCTTCTGTGAGCACTGCAGGAGTAAATTAAGGTAAGAGTATACGGCACTACTTGAAATGGAGAACTATGGTATTAACCACCACATGATATTATTTCTAAATGTTAAGTTATTAAtcatttccatgtgtgtgaCAACATCCCCTGTAGCCTTGGCAACTACGTCTCTCTCCATGGACATTTGTACTGCCCCCCACACTTCAAACAGCTCTTCAAGACCAAAGGATATCTTGATGAAGGATTTGGACAAAATGACCTTTTGGATTTACACCACTCACAACACCAACATCTTAGCAGAGACAGTATTAGAATAATTGTCCCCAATGATAGACAAGAGTGGAGATACTCTGTCTCGCAAAGCAGTGTCTGCTCGACCGAGAGAGACAGTCTCAACACCACTGACAGAGAAACAGGCAAACCATCAGGAAAAACAAATCCGAACAGCAGCAAAATATCCCTGACATGGCCCCCAGAAAAAGATTCCCAGAAAAATTCTTTATTTGTAGACCCAGACATAAAAGTTGT
Protein-coding regions in this window:
- the xirp2b gene encoding xin actin-binding repeat-containing protein 2 isoform X1 gives rise to the protein MAMYQAAVSKQDTSSYSTGVMEESEVCSLPGGFAGVRKQFEEIATAQSSVAQFHYQQRTMQEMSHSSEMTVKSNTRESVPPLQQSQMHHHEKTVFNQAVDQHMTSNSENHVDGNAGEVDEDDLSRLSAKALAQHFEKTIEGATPRKQVKIDRGVSKFNWFPEVNVCHHTADSETDAPAYDTQKAQEEASACAIDVDDLDYLPPPPPDLLEDPDLLEEPVDIPEYLPEYLPEYLPEPPELPNSTAHQCAVHKSHQAKQRELLELKRLCKHIHPEVRKSLEREIYEEEIQCPHQHHHHHHHHHMLADQDEDDEQQYMYENSGSSPNGSPEREYLEWDELLRGEVQSMRWRFENKPLDAIKDESSDTEDDKILTQQEIIARGDVRQTAWMFETQPMDALGSADQRNSSDKVHRGDVRAAARLFENKPLDSLNRMHGSEEEQAKEVAFTEEVVKGDVKSVKHMFENQHGDTYGFTETIDEAHLLILKSKREEIQWEVKTTIWMFETLCMCVLREHSGEIVEITSVRREETEKGDVKTSRWFFETQPLDKINKDLSFVRLVSGVFKEDYPQDDITGCRWLFETKTLDAMNDEWESSKFQKEEILGADVRKHCMVFETQPMDTLKDNSNARPVTTEEVVRGNVRSARHFFEAAPQDYLKDLSEVGKLKKAMQSEEEKGDVRHQRWMFENQPIEHIRDEKKEVVRTVNLEELHSESGFKGDVRKNCYVFETQPMDTLKDDSNERPLSAEEIVRGDVRSARHFFETAPAEDLKELADVGKLKKMVASEEERGDVRHQKWMFESQPLEEIRDEKKELTRTVNLEHLDKGDVANYKQMFETIDLNKYDETQKIQVEGVTWGAVKSNKDHFESNPTYALQDSSGHYHEVKTVRREEVVKGDVRSCQWMFETRPIDQFDESVTKLQIIKGITQEEIESGDVKTAKWLFETQPLDGIKYFSNIDDEECVPKESEDIVKGDVKTCKWLFETKPMDALYEKEEMKTDTQQVHKGDVKTCTWLFESQALDTIKENSETILKTCTVTQEDIQGKDVGMARFLFESENLEDITGEENEAFKRVTEIDIQSGDVSRMKYIFESQSYDVMSSTSEEVFQKLKATQAEDIQRGNVVNCKWMFENQSIDAINESEDKENSRTVMDVQGGNVDKGRFIFETCSLDKIQEVSSESEMSKLQRILCQEDEKGDVKNYAMMFETQPLYAIQDQEGHYHEVTTLTKEEVLKGDVVGARWLFETKPLDSIRDTDEVYVIKAVTEEDVQKGDVNSVRYRFETQPLDTIAEDLKERTKTVEDVQGGDVQSNKMHFESDLMSQQLVRTVSMSEIHKGDVRSATWMFETHTIDKIHGETSDDESEVVKEEEDIKGDVKQSLWLFEKNPFDHIKEMTEPTEAVVRESIPKADVRSATRLFETTPITDFNEKNLEKTEIIGKSIKDTLNDLYSHRMVASKGILLETDDIGDVRMAKYNLMNRDAPEIQREEVIRGDLQNIMMNLLTRHDSAENRIRVDTGERADIDSTVQQLFSQKNISVEKEEIIRGDIQEAISNLLKEESSAKRGILLQEDEMGDVHMTIYSLLNKQDDTTVEKEDIIRGDLQSTLQSLYSQDEGQRMKIEVDATEKGNVHFYSTCIESGAVDYLKQLQADPDEDLSNSVEKEEIVAGDVKSTKRILINNQMQIERTIDRDEMVRGDVHSAVKVFTTEPQLLSLQKEEIVRGDLQATLHSLTESVNQKVMLEKEEVIKGDIPAALRCLEEAQYQPKDVEKPEIVPGNIKGALKSLEESATSKVEIVIEDLVPGDIKGALKSLEEAKQAVKGLEREEIVKGNIHMTLQSLQVSSNERKVYHQEIGVQGDVRGAIQQLLVQPSSPQPQRRPSIEGDVKMSIKSLYEMQEQTQGEKEEVIKGDVKGTIKNLLETAERASAKIQRKGPTKKVKIPKAQLHAHHDICCECAMEKIKSNPGVKNMRPKGTNESERNAQITTTKSTTVNTVESETELSSNQSETETLLEHKKITQKHGIKTLRTEFRNLKANQKGMIKLDKTKVKTEIIRVPLPEPELPLPPPPPPLVLPECEPCPTPPPPPPSFLQGDFDLPPPPTPPPPPLSPLPADSARLDLDMLPPPPTPPPAMTEQDFLPPPPSQQELDAMPSQTPNTSVKKAKKMTVKKVKALELCKVPKLEPVVPLQQKQECHMSLKSVSHVTSTSVKTVQEISKTESQKSETVSVETTKPESPLPNVKVSTVKLTPPPSPTPKRKSKSNSSKFKTPLILSEQKYKKEEENLPPSVSSFEIQMHESVSATLEMLSTQTKSTEQSERSVAFDFTQEQAEKTVTKAESDTPSHESSELTEPSDVPSSKPLIFDINEKSPPKSAVISSAKQNIISNQTSLASSTMQHKTVSTKKHKTITTNMQQVTSMSSIQSVSMVNNTTLSTATAKVSTDAEQSETALKNVTESKVEVIKDVKNLLSKSPKPERKKAKCPPDSSKEVKQSVDDSVAAANPQAPKKAKKSKKSAKQEGVTEKPPALKQEEVTEKPPALKQDGVTEKTPALKQDGVTEKTPALKQEGVTEKTPALKQDGVTEKTPALKQDGVTEKTPALKQDGVTEKTPALKQDVNETQDTGEKKVSETKAKEVKVKETIQRPSRDASVDSKNGKSDTPTKRRKKKRSKRNKEEGAQQTPAASPIVSRKAVSEKSVQKQEEIAEVQTHQAVQQEHIKVHKEEVIITESKIEQSFQQQGTVKHQKQVKSSQKKRGETSNQPSQEKSKDESQVIPEASHRLGEVEKLLAHIIELQGTLRKMDSKSVKMLLREIPEWLIEPEEMTNLEDDANENDEQALKDTVAYVKHIVQAKLGSLEGIQATVEKHQSKATSEKGQTQRISKITIGSTKVESSKKKKSRSEMKELNKVVVKTIDPRAPSPSLRMRPPSPTFISIQSTKRTDSPQRVAPSPPPMFRSATPPTPPPRRSETPTSRLSRASPSSTLSRSDSLTRLREATAKLSRGPSPDPVLHPVQVMPKRAEVVASPVSFHRQIKIEGKTMEPLETSEGADTLNDTTSVRDKTEFFEEARRAKENKMYVRKDPIDIPERLGPDTEEPETEREKEELPKVDLSGLLNKFETPKEKVYVRKHPIDIPERLGSETEDMETDTEEQAAQQEEMPAFDIKAIKNVFEMSEQSLPVKEEKNKEEELDAEVREITSGASKEENSQETKPSSPLNLPLPSHKQELTEKSVDPVGFSETKTISEQYSGTDEFGNKITGSKTTTSVSQRSESVKVAPFVPFSYADALKKKTSEGAKAEDDVSTDELLRNFQQTWSESETVFKNLGYSVSEEKTSQLTSQQKKTDSSSKVRAMHSVSKKGVSNGVSNRRQKKLP
- the xirp2b gene encoding xin actin-binding repeat-containing protein 2 isoform X2; amino-acid sequence: MAMYQAAVSKQDTSSYSTGVMEESEVCSLPGGFAGVRKQFEEIATAQSSVAQFHYQQRTMQEMSHSSEMTVKSNTRESVPPLQQSQMHHHEKTVFNQAVDQHMTSNSENHVDGNAGEVDEDDLSRLSAKALAQHFEKTIEGATPRKQVKIDRGVSKFNWFPEVNVCHHTADSETDAPAYDTQKAQEEASACAIDVDDLDYLPPPPPDLLEDPDLLEEPVDIPEYLPEYLPEYLPEPPELPNSTAHQCAVHKSHQAKQRELLELKRLCKHIHPEVRKSLEREIYEEEIQCPHQHHHHHHHHHMLADQDEDDEQQYMYENSGSSPNGSPEREYLEWDELLRGEVQSMRWRFENKPLDAIKDESSDTEDDKILTQQEIIARGDVRQTAWMFETQPMDALGSADQRNSSDKVHRGDVRAAARLFENKPLDSLNRMHGSEEEQAKEVAFTEEVVKGDVKSVKHMFENQHGDTYGFTETIDEAHLLILKSKREEIQWEVKTTIWMFETLCMCVLREHSGEIVEITSVRREETEKGDVKTSRWFFETQPLDKINKDLSFVRLVSGVFKEDYPQDDITGCRWLFETKTLDAMNDEWESSKFQKEEILGADVRKHCMVFETQPMDTLKDNSNARPVTTEEVVRGNVRSARHFFEAAPQDYLKDLSEVGKLKKAMQSEEEKGDVRHQRWMFENQPIEHIRDEKKEVVRTVNLEELHSESGFKGDVRKNCYVFETQPMDTLKDDSNERPLSAEEIVRGDVRSARHFFETAPAEDLKELADVGKLKKMVASEEERGDVRHQKWMFESQPLEEIRDEKKELTRTVNLEHLDKGDVANYKQMFETIDLNKYDETQKIQVEGVTWGAVKSNKDHFESNPTYALQDSSGHYHEVKTVRREEVVKGDVRSCQWMFETRPIDQFDESVTKLQIIKGITQEEIESGDVKTAKWLFETQPLDGIKYFSNIDDEECVPKESEDIVKGDVKTCKWLFETKPMDALYEKEEMKTDTQQVHKGDVKTCTWLFESQALDTIKENSETILKTCTVTQEDIQGKDVGMARFLFESENLEDITGEENEAFKRVTEIDIQSGDVSRMKYIFESQSYDVMSSTSEEVFQKLKATQAEDIQRGNVVNCKWMFENQSIDAINESEDKENSRTVMDVQGGNVDKGRFIFETCSLDKIQEVSSESEMSKLQRILCQEDEKGDVKNYAMMFETQPLYAIQDQEGHYHEVTTLTKEEVLKGDVVGARWLFETKPLDSIRDTDEVYVIKAVTEEDVQKGDVNSVRYRFETQPLDTIAEDLKERTKTVEDVQGGDVQSNKMHFESDLMSQQLVRTVSMSEIHKGDVRSATWMFETHTIDKIHGETSDDESEVVKEEEDIKGDVKQSLWLFEKNPFDHIKEMTEPTEAVVRESIPKADVRSATRLFETTPITDFNEKNLEKTEIIGKSIKDTLNDLYSHRMVASKGILLETDDIGDVRMAKYNLMNRDAPEIQREEVIRGDLQNIMMNLLTRHDSAENRIRVDTGERADIDSTVQQLFSQKNISVEKEEIIRGDIQEAISNLLKEESSAKRGILLQEDEMGDVHMTIYSLLNKQDDTTVEKEDIIRGDLQSTLQSLYSQDEGQRMKIEVDATEKGNVHFYSTCIESGAVDYLKQLQADPDEDLSNSVEKEEIVAGDVKSTKRILINNQMQIERTIDRDEMVRGDVHSAVKVFTTEPQLLSLQKEEIVRGDLQATLHSLTESVNQKVMLEKEEVIKGDIPAALRCLEEAQYQPKDVEKPEIVPGNIKGALKSLEESATSKVEIVIEDLVPGDIKGALKSLEEAKQAVKGLEREEIVKGNIHMTLQSLQVSSNERKVYHQEIGVQGDVRGAIQQLLVQPSSPQPQRRPSIEGDVKMSIKSLYEMQEQTQGEKEEVIKGDVKGTIKNLLETAERASAKIQRKGPTKKVKIPKAQLHAHHDICCECAMEKIKSNPGVKNMRPKGTNESERNAQITTTKSTTVNTVESETELSSNQSETETLLEHKKITQKHGIKTLRTEFRNLKANQKGMIKLDKTKVKTEIIRVPLPEPELPLPPPPPPLVLPECEPCPTPPPPPPSFLQGDFDLPPPPTPPPPPLSPLPADSARLDLDMLPPPPTPPPAMTEQDFLPPPPSQQELDAMPSQTPNTSVKKAKKMTVKKVKALELCKVPKLEPVVPLQQKQECHMSLKSVSHVTSTSVKTVQEISKTESQKSETVSVETTKPESPLPNVKVSTVKLTPPPSPTPKRKSKSNSSKFKTPLILSEQKYKKEEENLPPSVSSFEIQMHESVSATLEMLSTQTKSTEQSERSVAFDFTQEQAEKTVTKAESDTPSHESSELTEPSDVPSSKPLIFDINEKSPPKSAVISSAKQNIISNQTSLASSTMQHKTVSTKKHKTITTNMQQVTSMSSIQSVSMVNNTTLSTATAKVSTDAEQSETALKNVTESKVEVIKDVKNLLSKSPKPERKKAKCPPDSSKEVKQSVDDSVAAANPQAPKKAKKSKKSAKQEGVTEKPPALKQEEVTEKPPALKQDGVTEKTPALKQDGVTEKTPALKQEGVTEKTPALKQDGVTEKTPALKQDGVTEKTPALKQDVNETQDTGEKKVSETKAKEVKVKETIQRPSRDASVDSKNGKSDTPTKRRKKKRSKRNKEEGAQQTPAASPIVSRKAVSEKSVQKQEEIAEVQTHQAVQQEHIKVHKEEVIITESKIEQSFQQQGTVKHQKQVKSSQKKRGETSNQPSQEKSKDESQVIPEASHRLGEVEKLLAHIIELQGTLRKMDSKSVKMLLREIPEWLIEPEEMTNLEDDANENDEQALKDTVAYVKHIVQAKLGSLEGIQATVEKHQSKATSEKGQTQRISKITIGSTKVESSKKKKSRSEMKELNKVVVKTIDPRAPSPSLRMRPPSPTFISIQSTKRTDSPQRVAPSPPPMFRSATPPTPPPRRSETPTSRLSRASPSSTLSRSDSLTRLREATAKLSRGPSPDPVLHPVQVMPKRAEVVASPVSFHRQIKIEGKTMEPLETSEGADTLNDTTSVRDKTEFFEEARRAKENKMYVRKDPIDIPERLGPDTEEPETEREKEELPKVDLSGLLNKFETPKEKVYVRKHPIDIPERLGSETEDMETDTEEQAAQQEEMPAFDIKAIKNVFEMSEQSLPVKEEKNKEEELDAEVREITSGASKEENSQETKPSSPLNLPLPSHKQELTEKSVDPVGFSETKTISEQYSGTDEFGNKITGSKTTTSVSQRSESVKVAPFVPFSYADALKKKTSEGAKAEDDVSTDELLRNFQQTWSESETVFKNLGYSVSEEKTSQLTSQQKKTDSSSKVRAMHSVSKKGVSNGVSNRRQKKLP